From Peromyscus eremicus chromosome 3, PerEre_H2_v1, whole genome shotgun sequence, one genomic window encodes:
- the LOC131906013 gene encoding large ribosomal subunit protein eL21-like: MTNTKGKRRGTCYMFSRPFRKHGVVPLATYMRTYKKGDIVDIKGMGTVQKGMPHKCYHGKTGRVYNVTQHAVGIIVNKQVKGKILAKRINVRTEHIKHSKIRDSFLKRVKENDQKKKEAKEKGTWVQRKRQPAPPREAHFVRTNGKEPELLEPIPYEFMA; the protein is encoded by the coding sequence ATGACGAAcacaaagggaaagaggaggggcaCCTGCTATATGTTCTCcaggccttttaggaaacatggAGTTGTTCCTTTGGCTACTTACATGCGAACCTACAAGAAAGGTGATATTGTAGACATCAAGGGAATGGGCACTGTTCAAAAAGGAATGCCTCATAAGTGTTACCATGGCAAAACCGGAAGAGTCTACAATGTCACCCAGCATGCCGTGGGCATCATTGTGAACAAGCAAGTTAAGGGCAAGATTCTTGCCAAGAGAATTAACGTGCGGACTGAGCACATCAAGCACTCTAAGATCCGAGACAGCTTCCTGAAGCGGGTGAAGGAGAACgaccagaagaaaaaggaagccaaGGAGAAGGGCACCTGGGTGCAGCGGAAGCGCCAGCCCGCCCCACCCAGAGAAGCACACTTTGTGAGGACTAACGGGAAGGAGCCTGAGCTGCTGGAGCCCATTCCATACGAATTCATGGCCTAa